The following coding sequences lie in one Glycine max cultivar Williams 82 chromosome 19, Glycine_max_v4.0, whole genome shotgun sequence genomic window:
- the LOC121174176 gene encoding 3-oxoacyl-[acyl-carrier-protein] synthase 2-like: MATFLFQSFPQLLLAIGTRSYSFPKSIKTTCKLRQILLQLEDELMVKCNAEPSSEGVAPKPKKLIGKMKEPPLSTTERSAVEVGPNASSLTKKEERFHYLAPPFLSLPLPKSLLSLSTRHCTFTVHAESQNGVNLVSTHYDFNLFTIGADSDGVRAARLATNYGASVAICEFPFSTISSETTGGFVNVEASERVFRVRVADPTFLGYFIGKGVAAAKVVLKGPNHAAVPACAIGSHSIGDADVMVNGGTGSNIDALSIAGFRRIGEGSRVLVLEEFEHAKNRGAKIYAEVRGYGMPGDAYHITQPPSDGRGAILAMTRALRQQFFQGAIGHLLGAAGAVEAIFAVLAIRHGIAPLTLNLTKPNPMFGDGFMPLSALEEMPIRVAMSQSHEKSVSSLAFSYDGHCLESGGLDGIIKVKFGR, encoded by the exons ATGGCCACTTTTCTTTTCCAAAGCTTTCCACAACTTCTCTTGGCAATTGGCACTCGATCTTATTCTTTCCCCAAGTCAATAAAAACCACATGCAA ATTGCGACAAATTCTATTGCAATTAGAAGATGAACTAATGGTGAAGTGCAATGCAGAGCCTTCCAGTGAGGGTGTTGCTCCAAAACCCAAAAAACTTATTGGCAAGATGAAG GAGCCACCCCTGTCTACTACCGAAAGATCCGCAGTGGAGGTTGGGCCAAATGCTTCTTCCCTAACTAAAAAGGAAGAG CGCTTCCATTATCTTGCCcctccttttctctctctccctctccccaaATCCTTACTTTCTCTCTCCACGCGCCACTGCACCTTCACCGTCCACGCCGAATCCCAAAATGGGGTCAACCTCGTTTCTACCCACTACGACTTCAACCTCTTCACCATCGGCGCAGACAGCGACGGGGTCCGAGCCGCTCGCTTGGCCACCAACTATGGCGCTTCTGTCGCCATCTGCGAGTTTCCTTTCTCCACTATCTCCTCTGAAACCACTGGAG GGTTTGTCAATGTGGAGGCCAGTGAAAGAGTGTTTCGT GTTCGAGTTGCCGATCCAACTTTTTTAGGTTACTTCATTGGTAAAGGTGTTGCTGCTGCAAAAGTTGTCCTCAAG GGACCGAATCACGCTGCAGTCCCTGCCTGCGCCATTGGTTCACATTCTATTGGTGATGCAGATGTTATGGTAAATGGAGGCACAGGGTCCAACATTGATGCATTATCAATTGCAGGATTCCGCAG GATAGGTGAAGGTTCTAGAGTCTTGGTCTTGGAG GAATTTGAGCATGCAAAAAACCGAGGAGCCAAAATCTATGCAGAGGTCCGTGGCTATGGGATGCCAG GTGATGCATATCATATTACTCAACCTCCTAGTGATGGGAGAGGAGCCATTTTGGCCATGACTCGTGCTTTAAGACAG CAATTTTTTCAAGGTGCTATTGGTCATCTCCTAGGCGCTGCTGGAGCTGTTGAAGCAATTTTTGCAGTTTTGGCAATACGGCAT GGTATTGCTCCATTAACTCTTAATTTAACTAAGCCAAATCCTATGTTCGGTGATGGTTTCATGCCATTGTCTGCTTTAGAAGAAATGCCAATTAGAGTTGCTATGTCACAAA GTCACGAAAAATCTGTATCCAGTTTAGCTTTTAGCTATGATGGACATTGTTTGGAATCGGGAGGCTTAGATGGAATTATTAAAGTGAAATTTGGAAGGTAA